AACTGTGCGAGGCAGTGGAAGAAGCTATACAAATACTACAGAAAGAGGGCAGACCTCTTCCGGCAGCAACGGCCAACAAGGACTATTCAGGGAAAATAGCATTGAGAATTCCTTCTCAATTACATAAAGTTCTTACTGCAAAAGCATTCCAGGCAGGTGAGAGTGTTAATAAGCTGATACAACATAAATTAGAAACCGCTGTATAAAAGAACTTAAGCAAGTAAAGAAGGTAAAAAACTATGAGTAATTTTCATCGAACTCAGGTCTATATTGAGAAAGAGCAAATGCGCTTGCTCAAAATAGAGGCAGGAAAAGAACGTCTCAGTGCTTCTGAGCTAATCAGGAGAGCAATTGACATGTTCTTAAAAACAAAAGGAAGAGACATTAACTGGAATAACGATCCTCTTACTAAAGCCATAGGCAATATCCACCTAGGAGTAAGCAATGCTTCCGTTAAACACGATCGGTATTTATATGGGCACAAGAAAAGGAGCTGATATTATGAAATTAACTTATGATCCTCGTTATAACACCGCTTATATTCGTTTTAGTGAAAAAGGGCAAGGAGTAGAGACAGTTCAGGTAAGTGATGAATTAAATGTAGATTTGACACCGGATGGAAAAATCTATGGCATTGAATTATTAAATGCTAATGAACAATTAAAACGAGAAGATACGGGAAAGTTTATGGTTATTAATGAAGAGACTGGGAAACATACCGAGTTGTCATTGGGTGTTGGATAGGTGAAGTCCATTATCATGACACAATTTAAAATCATTGTAGAAAAACACCCTGACGGTTATGTCTCATATCCATTAGGATTTAAAGGCGTTGTGGTTGGGCAGGGTGATACTTATAAGGAAGCTTTATCTGATATGAAATCAGCAATTCAGTTTCATGTTAAGACATTTGGAAAAGAGACATTAGAGACAGAGCCTCGAATTATAGAAGCTTTTGTTGCTGAAGTAAGCGTAGAAACTCATAGGAAAGCTGAATCATAGAGCAAAAAGAAAAGGATATTATGATGCGATATATGGTAGATCTTAAAAAAACTGAAAAAGGTTTTGCTGTTTGGTGTCCCGGATTACCAGGTTGTTGGTCTCAGGGACAAACTGAGATAAAAGCTTTAGAAAATATTAAAGACGCTATAAAGGGATATCTTGAGACAGCAGAGGAATTAACCCAAAAGAAAGAAATTAGATACGTAGAGGTAGTAAGGTAAAAAGAGTTTGACAAGATATATATTTTTGTATATATTTTATTTTGAATTATAGGAGTCATTACAATGGCTAAAAAACTTTTAAATTTTCAAGATGTTTTAAAAGAGGAACTCAAAGACAGCGAGTTCAAGAAATTCTACAAAGAAGAAGGGCAAAGATTGGCTTTAGAGTATAAGATTGCCAAACTTAGGCAGCGACAAGGATTAAGTCAAAAGGAGAAATTATGAGGACAGAAGTAATGGGACGGTATATTATAGCTGACCTTAATATCTGTCACGGCAAACCAACTTTTCGTGGTACACGTATCCTGGTGGCAGATGTACTTGAACAGATTGCTAATGGTATGGATTGGGAGGCAATTATTGAAGAATGGCGTGGGGCATTAAATAAAAAAGCAATTGCTGAAGCTATCCGTTTAGCTCGTGAAGCATTAGTCGCTCACGTACCAGAATTAGTGGCTGAGACAGCTCAACTGTGATTATTTTAGACGAAAGGAGAAATTAATTATGAATATAATTGGGAAAAAGATATTTAAACATGGCGGGAGCTATGCGGTAGATCTTCCAATGAGTTTTATTAAAAATACAGATATTAAGGAGGTTATTATAGAAAGTACTTCAGAAAAAATAAGCATTCGCCCCAAAACAGAACTGGATACCATTGAGTCAGAACCCATGTTTAGTAAATTTATCAATGTATTAGCAGCTGACGTTATGAAACATCCGGAAAAACTCCGTGATGTAAAAAAGGTATGGGATAAAGAATGGGATGAGCTTTTAAAAGGCGTTGATGATGATGGCGAGTAGTTATCTTTTAAGATACCATGTCTTTTATTATCAGAGAATTGTTCAGTTAAAAGAGCAAGTAAGAGAACTTCGCAATAAACTCGGTGATGAAGAATTTAAACAACATGAAATAGTAAAATTTGCTTTCCGTGTTCGTAAAGCTGATCAAGAAATAATCCCTCAGGATCCGGACCGTCCGGAATATCGTCTAAGAGGAGAGCTAAAAAAATACCGCCGTTATAAACAAGGTTTACAGCGTTATAGAATAATCTTTTGTTTTTCCAGCCATCCTAAAATTATTATATATTTATATCTGAATGACGAAAAACATCTCCGCAAAGAAGGAGCTAAGACAGATCCTTATGAAAAATTTAAAAAGCTTCAAAGGAAAGGATATTTTTCACATAGCCCGAATGATCCTAAAACTCAAGAATGGATAAGAAAGCAATGAGCATCCGGTTAAGAAATGAGAAAAAATATAGTGGGAAGTATGTGGCGCTTAAAAGCTTCACAAATGACACAGTTATAAGTAGTGGAGATCACATTCAGGAAGTTTATAAAAAAGCTAAAAAAAGGGATATAAGAATCCTGTTATAGCACATGTACCTAAAGAAGACATGGTTCTAATCTATTAATAAAATATTGGTGAAAAACATGAAAACATATAATGTAGACGAAGAAATCGCTAAAGAAAAATTCACATCAATAGGATATACCACTTTGGATTCCAAAAACAGAGTGACCCTGGGAAACAGGATTATGGGAAAAGCGCCATTAGGTCGCCTGGAAGTTGATGCCTTTGGAATTCTTATGGGAAGTGAAGGAGATATCCTGTTAAGGCCAATGGCAAGCGTTCCAAGTAGAGAATTATGGATTTATCAAAACCCAAAGGTCTTAAAAAGCATCCAAAATGGGTTGCAAGATGCCCAAGAAGGGAAAATTACCGAAGTAAGAGATGTTAAAGAATTTCTTAGAAAGTAGGGAAGAT
The bacterium DNA segment above includes these coding regions:
- a CDS encoding toxin-antitoxin system HicB family antitoxin encodes the protein MKKPSDDYLKIVEWSEDDRCYVGMAPGLIIGGVHGESQKKVFYELCEAVEEAIQILQKEGRPLPAATANKDYSGKIALRIPSQLHKVLTAKAFQAGESVNKLIQHKLETAV
- a CDS encoding ribbon-helix-helix domain-containing protein → MSNFHRTQVYIEKEQMRLLKIEAGKERLSASELIRRAIDMFLKTKGRDINWNNDPLTKAIGNIHLGVSNASVKHDRYLYGHKKRS
- a CDS encoding DUF2283 domain-containing protein, producing MKLTYDPRYNTAYIRFSEKGQGVETVQVSDELNVDLTPDGKIYGIELLNANEQLKREDTGKFMVINEETGKHTELSLGVG
- a CDS encoding type II toxin-antitoxin system HicB family antitoxin; its protein translation is MTQFKIIVEKHPDGYVSYPLGFKGVVVGQGDTYKEALSDMKSAIQFHVKTFGKETLETEPRIIEAFVAEVSVETHRKAES
- a CDS encoding type II toxin-antitoxin system HicB family antitoxin, with product MRYMVDLKKTEKGFAVWCPGLPGCWSQGQTEIKALENIKDAIKGYLETAEELTQKKEIRYVEVVR
- a CDS encoding DUF433 domain-containing protein; translation: MRTEVMGRYIIADLNICHGKPTFRGTRILVADVLEQIANGMDWEAIIEEWRGALNKKAIAEAIRLAREALVAHVPELVAETAQL
- a CDS encoding type II toxin-antitoxin system YhaV family toxin translates to MMMASSYLLRYHVFYYQRIVQLKEQVRELRNKLGDEEFKQHEIVKFAFRVRKADQEIIPQDPDRPEYRLRGELKKYRRYKQGLQRYRIIFCFSSHPKIIIYLYLNDEKHLRKEGAKTDPYEKFKKLQRKGYFSHSPNDPKTQEWIRKQ